A stretch of DNA from Nonlabens ponticola:
TTAGTATAAGTGATCGTCTCATAACCGTTGATGTGATGATTTGCATCATCCAGTTTGATATCCATCTTGTAGTCAGCACGCTGCTGGTAATACATAGGACCTGGCGCTCCACTCGCGCTGCGGTACTGGTTAGGAGTTGAGAATTCCTGATACAGTTGACGGAATTTGTTCTCATTGGCATGTTCCTTAGCAGGCTCTTCTTGCTTCTCTGCTTCCTGTGCAAAGGAACCGTAAGAAACAAGCATCATTCCTAGAAACAGAAATTTAATTGCTTTCATGTAAATATTTAATTTTTGACTAATGGGTGCTAATTTAAGAATAAAGAAATCGTTGTAGGTATCAAACCTAAAACTTTACCTGATCCACAGGCGTATCCTTTGAATTGAGCAAGCTTTTGCGCTTGTCGTGTAATTTAAAATGTACAAGGTTTTTTTGATCTGGAAATAGCTCAAACAGCGCCTTATAACTCAGCTCAACTGTATTCGGCTCTCTAGCTACGGGTAATTCTATGTAGAGTAGTATCTGGTCTGCATCATATTCTGCGCCAATTACCTTGGGATCTATGTCCTTGCCGTCAATGGATGCCGTGAGGCGCTTAGGAATATATTTTTGAAATAGGGCTAGTTGTGACGGCAATGTTTCTGGGTTTCCTAGAATGACTTCCGTTCCAGTTCGAGCTTCCAGCACGTCCTGAAAATCATCAATAAAGAATCTGGATACCATTTGCAGCGCTCCAGCCTTCTCACTGTATGCTACATTAGATACTGATAGATAGTATTTGTGGTCTGTGGTGTTTATGCTTTCGCGAAAGCGTAACTCCAACAAATCAACGTCTTCATGAGTAGAATTGTCAACAGGAATGGCCATACCGACAAGTGCGATCAAACCAAGAAAAAATAATTTCATAGAATATTAATTACTGGCGCAAAATAAGCGCAGTACTGCTAGCTGCAAAAAGGATGCCTTACTCTTTTACTTCTTTTCCAGCGCGATATCTGGATCACGTGATTTGAAGATCGTTGCAGTATCATCAAGAAACTTGAGTAATTCCAGCTCATTTTGAGACTCTAACATATCTCTATCAAGCCCACGTTCCTGTGCAAAAACCATGAATTCATACAAGTGCTTTTCCTTGATTTGTAAATAATCTACCAGATAATCCTTGTCATATTTGTTCTTGAGAAGTACCTCTTTAAACTGTGTTCTCTTTGAGGACAAATCGATATCAGCCGTGGCGGCATCATTATTAGTCAAAGCAGATCCTAGTACGCCCAGCAATAAACCTACGGCATTGAACATATTGAATCTAGGCTGGCTTTGCATAAATGCCTCCTTGCGTATGGTATAATCTTCTGGTTGTCGCACTCTATCTGAAAAGGTGTTCTCTACTCGATCGATACCTGCAATCCTGATGTTGCGCTCGCTTACCTCATCAATACCTAGATCAAGGTCTTCTACACGCACAACATCTACAATCATGGATTGATCCTCGATGATCACCTCATCTAGAACGTT
This window harbors:
- a CDS encoding DUF6702 family protein is translated as MKLFFLGLIALVGMAIPVDNSTHEDVDLLELRFRESINTTDHKYYLSVSNVAYSEKAGALQMVSRFFIDDFQDVLEARTGTEVILGNPETLPSQLALFQKYIPKRLTASIDGKDIDPKVIGAEYDADQILLYIELPVAREPNTVELSYKALFELFPDQKNLVHFKLHDKRKSLLNSKDTPVDQVKF
- a CDS encoding carboxypeptidase-like regulatory domain-containing protein — its product is MKYLWIILVLFATTAIAQVERTQLQGSILTNTQDPLDGITVFNNNTLEGTVTNELGVFYIDVRAGDKLAFQAVQFKPFVLTISEATVKRGTTELTLNEGVNVLDEVIIEDQSMIVDVVRVEDLDLGIDEVSERNIRIAGIDRVENTFSDRVRQPEDYTIRKEAFMQSQPRFNMFNAVGLLLGVLGSALTNNDAATADIDLSSKRTQFKEVLLKNKYDKDYLVDYLQIKEKHLYEFMVFAQERGLDRDMLESQNELELLKFLDDTATIFKSRDPDIALEKK